In Candidatus Flexicrinis proximus, the following are encoded in one genomic region:
- a CDS encoding DUF58 domain-containing protein: MTQPNRRNIIYILISGSLLVGLFTGEQMLFSVAYLLGGILIVSMIWALFAVRWIRISRRTHAQHAQVGKMIEESFVVRNTAVIPKLWIEVRDHSNLPNHKASHVVPAMAGLGRYQWNVQTLCLSRGEFRLGGLTLVSGDPFGFFVTPREIKDDKRLLVYPEVMPIKRFELPAGLTSGGESQRKRSATVTTNASGVRDYVPGDSLNRVHWKSTARKDRLIVKEFEIDPIVDIWLFADFSAQSLVEDPSVQRINGIGPVLPRGGGLPPSSEEYVATISASIAQHFISQDRAVGFAAHVPTRRSIQPDRSQRQLRDILEALAVARSLSEYSLGQMLQLETQVFTRGTTLIIVTSSWDTTWIGRAQRLLRRGIKPTVVLVDPSSFNSLISSEEMRRALKGAGIPYLLVRKDDSLTTILSNKPS, from the coding sequence ATGACTCAGCCTAACCGGCGCAACATCATCTACATTTTGATCTCCGGCAGTCTGCTCGTTGGATTGTTTACGGGCGAACAGATGCTGTTCAGTGTTGCCTATCTGTTGGGTGGAATCCTGATCGTCTCGATGATTTGGGCGCTTTTTGCCGTCCGCTGGATCAGGATCTCGCGTAGAACACACGCACAGCATGCACAGGTCGGCAAAATGATTGAAGAATCTTTTGTCGTGAGGAACACCGCCGTGATTCCCAAACTCTGGATAGAAGTGCGCGACCACTCCAATCTCCCTAATCACAAGGCCAGCCATGTTGTGCCAGCGATGGCCGGTCTAGGCCGGTATCAGTGGAACGTTCAGACGCTCTGCCTTTCCCGCGGCGAATTCCGGCTTGGCGGACTCACGCTCGTCAGCGGTGACCCTTTCGGATTCTTTGTCACTCCGCGCGAGATCAAGGACGATAAACGTCTGCTAGTCTATCCGGAAGTGATGCCAATCAAGCGGTTCGAGCTTCCAGCGGGGTTGACGTCTGGCGGTGAGTCGCAGCGGAAGCGCTCTGCAACAGTGACGACAAACGCGTCAGGCGTGCGCGACTATGTTCCCGGGGACAGCCTGAACCGGGTGCACTGGAAGTCCACCGCGCGCAAGGATCGCCTCATCGTCAAGGAATTTGAGATTGATCCGATTGTAGACATCTGGCTGTTCGCTGACTTTTCGGCGCAGTCACTGGTTGAGGATCCTTCGGTTCAGCGAATCAACGGCATTGGGCCGGTTTTGCCTCGTGGAGGCGGGCTTCCCCCTTCGTCCGAGGAGTACGTGGCAACGATTTCGGCTTCGATCGCTCAACACTTCATTAGTCAGGATCGTGCTGTTGGTTTTGCGGCGCACGTCCCCACCAGAAGAAGTATTCAGCCGGATCGATCACAACGCCAGCTTCGGGACATCCTCGAAGCGCTGGCTGTTGCGCGCAGCCTGAGCGAATACTCTCTGGGACAAATGCTGCAGCTGGAGACACAGGTCTTCACGCGTGGCACGACGCTCATCATTGTCACATCTTCGTGGGATACGACATGGATTGGCCGCGCACAGCGGCTGCTCAGACGGGGTATAAAGCCGACAGTTGTACTAGTGGACCCAAGTTCATTCAATTCCTTGATCAGTAGTGAAGAAATGCGCCGCGCACTTAAAGGCGCCGGTATTCCTTACCTGCTAGTCCGCAAGGACGACAGCCTGACGACGATATTGAGCAACAAACCCAGTTAG